CTCCACGATGGCGGTCTTGCCCACGCCAGGGTCCCCGATCAGCACCGGGTTGTTTTTGGTACGGCGGGTCAGAATCTGGGTCACGCGGCGAATCTCGTCGCTGCGCCCGATCACCGGGTCCAGCCGGCCGTCTTTCGCCATACGGGTCAGGTCGCGGCCGAACTCGTCGAGCATGGGCGTGGGCAGCGAGGCGGGGTCGGGCTTCTTCTTCTCGCCCTGCTCCAGAATCCGCCAGCGGATGGTGTCGGGGTCGCGGCTGATTTCCTGCAGGATGCGGTAAGCCACCCCGTCGCCCTCACGCAGGATACCCAGCAGCAGATGCTCGGTGGAGGTCACGGCAGCACCTAGGGCACGGGCCTCGGCGGTCGCCAGTTCCATCACCCGGCGGGCACGCGGCGTGATGGCGGGGGCGTCGTTCAGGCGCGAGCCCTCGCCGCGCCCGATGATTTCCTCGACCCGCTCACGCAGCGAGTCCAGAGTCACGCCGAATTCGCTCAGGACAGCGTAGGCGCTGCCGCCCTCGCGCATCAGGCCCAGCAGCAGGTGTTCGGGGCCGACCATCGCGTGCCCCAGGCGGTTGCCTTCCTCGCGGGCGTAGTGAAACACCAGCCGGGCGCGGTCATCGTAACGGTTGTGGGTCATCGGATTCCTTTCCGCTCGGCACTGGCAGCGTACGTGCCAGGAACTTGCAGTGACATTCCTCAGTTTAGCGGCCGGCTGGCGGGGACGGCTGTTCAGCCGGCACGTTTTCGGAAGAGACCGGAAGAGAAAGGGGGGGGAAATGGCGCGGCCCCGGCAGTCCCCTTTAGACTGCTGCCATGCCGCTGATTTTCGTGCATGGAGTCGCCGTCCGCGAGGAAGACGGGCCGGAATGGGCCACCCTGCACCAGATGACCCACGGCACCGAGTGGCCGGCCATCGAGGCGCTGCTGCGCGAGCATGTGGCCCCGGTGCTGCGCCCGGACGCCCCGCAGGACGCGGCGCTGGAGTGGCTGTACTGGGGCGACCTGGGCGCCCGCTACACCAACGGGGGCCGCTTCCGGGGCGCCCTGGACCCGCAGTCCCCCCGGCTGGAGCGCCCGCTGGACATCTCCCCGGCCGAGCTGGCCCAGTGGTTGGAAGACGCCCTGCTGCCCTCTACCGCTGCCGAGCTGTGGCCCGCCACCATCGAGGCGGCCGCCTCCACCGCCCGCGACGAGAACGTGCGGACGATGGCCGCCGCCCTGCCGCTGCCGGCGCAGGCCGAGGTGCTGCTGGCGGCCGTGGAGGCGCGGCGCCGGGGGCACGCCTTTTTGCCGGCGCGGCTGCCGGCGGCCCTACAGACACGGCGCCGGCAGCAGCTTCAGCGCACCTTGCGCCAGGTACGGCGGCCACTGGAGGACTTCGTGCCCATTTTCATGGGTGACGCGCTCACCTACCTGAACGGCCGGGGAACCCCGCAGCAGCCGGGGCCGGTGCCGCAGCGCCTCCTGACCGCGCTGTGCCGGGCGCAGGCCCAGGCCGCTGGGGGTGAACCACTCGTCATCGTCAGCCACAGCCTGGGCTGTCAGCTGGTCTACGACGTGCTGAGCAGCGTCCTGCCGGCCCAGCCGGACCTGGCAGAGCTGCGGGTGGACCTGTGGTGCGCGGTGGGCAGCCAGCTGGGGCTGTTCAAGGAGCTGGGCCTGATGCTGGAAGACAGCCTGCCGGCGCCGCAGGAGCCGCAGCGGAAGCTGAGCGACCACCTGGGCTACCTCTGGAACGTGTGGAGCTACTCGGACCTGCTCAGCTTCCGCACCGAGGGCGTGATTCCCGGCGCCCACGACGCTCCCTTTCCGCTGCCGGGCCACCTGCGCGGCGACCACCTGGCCTACTTGCAGCGCCCGGTGTTCTACGCGGCGCTGGCGGCCAAGCTGCGCTCGCGGCTGGAAGCCCCCGCCGGGGACAGCTGAGCGACGGCACAGCCGGCATGGGGCAAGGCACCGCTGCCAGCGGGCCAACAGCTGTCAGACGCCCCGCACCCGTCAGACGATGCGGGTCTGCAACACGCCTATGCCCTCGACCTCGACCTCGACCGTGTCGCCGCGTTCCAGCGGGCCGACGCCTTCTGGCGTGCCGGTCAGGACCACGTCGCCGGGCTCCAGGGTCACGTAGCGGCTTACGTACACCAGCACCTGCACGGGGTCGAAAATCATGTGCGAGGTGCGGCTGTCCTGCTTGACCGCCCCGTTCACGCGGGTCTGGATGTGCAGGTCGGTGGGGGTCAGCCCGGTTTCCAGCCAGAGCCCCAGCGGGCAGAAGCGGTCGGCCGCCTTGGCGCGGAACCACTGCAGGTCCTCGCGCTGCTTGTCGCGGGCGGTCAGGTCCAGGCCGCAGGTGTAGCCCAGCACGGCCCCCAGCGCTTCGGCGGCTCCCAGGTTCTTGCAGCGTTGACCAATCACCAACGCCAGCTCGCCTTCAAAGTGAAAGTTCTCAGTCCACTCGGGATAGGCCACGCTGCCACCTGGCTCGGCCAGCGCGTTGGGGCCTTTGAGGAAGATGCCCGGTTCCAGCGGCAGATCCTCGCCACCCGCCCCAGCATGGCCCATCTCGCGGATGTGATCGGCGTAATTGCGCCCGACACAGACGATCTTGCTGGGGGTCGCAGGCGGCAGCAGCTGCGCGGCGTCAAAAGGCACGCTGCGGCCCGCGTCGCTGAAGCCACTGTCACCCAGTACGCCTGCCAAGAGGTGAACCGTCTCGCCGTCCAGGCGGCCCCAATGGGCTTGTCCGTCTGCCATGATTCTGACCAGTTGCATGAGGGGCAGCATAGTGCAGCCAGCAGGCCGGGCGTCCCCTCATGCCCGTTACAGCGGGCCAGCCCACGCAGGCGCTAGACTTCTGCCCATGACGACAACCACGAAGCTGATTCCTGTCCAGGACGTTCTGGATGACCGGCTCCGCCCGCAACAAGTCCGTGACCTGGAACTGCGCCACGGCAACGAGGAATTGCTGTACGGCCTGGACTTGCTGGGGGTGGCTGGGCCTTTTCGCCGCCTGAGTCCCTGGGAGCTGGAAGATGTGGGCGGCCAGCGGATGATCATGGCAGCCAGCTACGCGGCAACACCGTTTGGCGAGATGCACCCGGAACTGACCGAATTTGTGACCGAGTTCATGGCGAAAAACCGGGCCATGACCCTGCCGCAACAAAGCCTCAGCCCTTGGCGGGCCGCGCTGGAAGCCAATCTGGTGGCTCTGCTGGCCTCGCAGCTGCCCAGTCACGCAGACAGTCAGGTGTTTTTCTGCTCATCCGGCACCGAGGCCGTAGAGGGCGCACTGAAGTTCGCCAAAGCCTGGCGGCCCAACGCCAGCTACTTCATTTCGTTCAAAGCGGCCTACCACGGCAAAACCTACGGCAGCCTCAGCCTGACGCCCAACCCGGAATATCAGGACATCTTCCGGCCGTTGGTGCCGGGCGCCCTGACCAGCCCATATGGGGATCTTGAGGCGCTGCGAACCCTGCTGCGCCGGGTCGGACCCAAGAATGTCGCGGCGATCATCGTGGAGCCGATCCAGGGCGAGGGCGGCGTGATTCTTCCCCCGACCGGCTTTCTGCGCGGCGTGTCAGACCTCTGCCGCGAGCACGGCATCGTCAGCATTGCCGACGAAATTCAGACCGGACTGGGCCGCACCGGCCACTGGTTCGAGTCAGCAGCGCAGGGCATGGACCCCGATATCGTCACCCTGGCCAAGCCGCTGGGGGGCGGCCTCACGGCAGTGGGCGCCACCATCGTCCGTCACGGCATCTACAAGAAGATGCTGGGCGGCCTGAGCTCCAAACGCCACTCCAACACTTTCGGCGGCGGAGCGCTCAGCATGGCCGTGGCCCTCAAGTCGCTGGAAATGATCGTGGAAGGCGACCTGCCGGAGCGCTCGCTGAAAATGGGGGCCGAGGGGCTGGAACGCCTGCGCCGCCTGCAGGCGCGTCATCCAGGGCTAATTCAGGACGTGCGCGGTCAGGGGTTGCTGCTGGCGATGCAGTTTCACCCGATGGTGGGCCTACCGCTGCCAGAGCCGGCCAAGGAACTGGCCTACGAGGCGACCGCCATCTTGGCGATGCGCGAACTGCACCTCAGCGGCGTCGTGGCCAACCTGAGCCTGAGCAGCAAGCGCACGGTCCGCCTCAGCCCCGCGCTGAACATCCCTGAGCCGCTGTTCGGAGAATTGATGGACCGGGTGGACGACTTCGCGGAGCGTAATCCTAAGGCCAGCAGCATCATGAGCAATACGCCGCCCGACCTGCTGGCGCGGCTGGCGGCTTTTGCGGTGAAAAAGCCCAAAAAGCGCACCCCCAGTGACGGCTGATCTGCCCAAAACTCCACTGGCCCACAAGCCTGGCGGCTACCTGGGCTTGGGCAACTATTCCAGCCTGGGCACTTTCTGGCGCTACCTACGTGGGGCTGCTGGCGCGGGCCGAAGGGTCAGTCCGGTGCGCGGCGACAGCCCGGATACCTGCCGCCGCCGGATCAGCGGATACACCGTGCCCGGCGCTGGTTTCCTGCTGGACACCGTACCGCTGGACCGCGAACTCACTGAAGGCTTCGAGACACACCCGGCGTTGCTGGCCTACCTCTCCGGCGACCCTGGCCCGCTGCGCGAGGAGCTGAACGCCCACTACGCGCTGCACACCGACTTTGTGCTGGCCCTCACCGCGCGGCGTGAATTGATCGTGCGGCCCGAGTTTGAATTCCGTCCCTCAGACGGCGCGGCCAGCTTGCCGGCGGGCCTGACCCTGCGCGGACGGCGCATGAGCAAGGATGAAATCGGGGTCTTGCTCAGTCGGGCGTGTGGGGTCTAGCGCCCGGCTTTTTTGAGCTGATGGGCGGTGAGTAGCCCAGATAAAGCGGTAGGGCCGCCAAAATGACGCCAGCCAGTAAACCGGCAGCCCAGTGTGCGCTGATGGGCAGAAGCGAGCTGGAACTGACCGCTGGCACGCTGGAACCCAGGAAGACGATGAAGAAAATATTCCGCAGGCCGCAGAGGTAAAACGCGGCTCCAGCGCCTGTATAAATCAGAGCCAAAACTGCCGCCAATAATCCGCTGGAGCAGCCTTCCCGCTCCGCGCATACCAGCGCCAGCAGGTCTGGATCAGTGAACATGGACGCCGCAAAGCCAGAAAAAAAAGTGGCTGAGAATGCGATCAGGAGGTAGAGCAGAAATTGGCCTGCACTCACGTTCCAGAAATCAAAAAAGACGGCCTTTCGCGCCTCCTGCGCCCAGCGCTCATTTCCCGAAGCCTCCGCCTCATTCAGCATGGTCTGTTTCCAGTCCACCTTCTTGCTCATACGGTCACCTTCCCCCTGGCCTGCGCCCCAGCCTGGGCGTCAGCCTCACGCTGTTCACGGGCCAGTTTCAGGCCAGCGGCGCTCAGGGTGTAGATGTGCCGGGGTGGTTTGCCCTCATGCGGGCTGTCTTGCCACTCGGCACTGAGCAGGTCACGCTCGTGCAGCCGCTGCAGGATAGGGTACAGCGTGCCGGACTTGAGGGTCGTCGTCTGGCTCAGGTCATAGCCGTAGGTGGGCCGGGGGTAGGCGTCCAGCAAGGCCAGCAGGACGGCGCAGGTGTGGGGGCTGGGCTTGCGGGTGCGCTTGAACATGGCCGCAATTTGCTACATATGTAGATTTAAGGGAAGAGTAGCAATCTACTTTTGCGGCTTGGAACTCTATGGTGGGGCCATGTTTGAAGGGTTTGAGCTGAGCCACGCGCCGCTGAGCGCCGGAACGGTGCGCGTCCGCACAGGGGGCAGCGGCCCAGCGCTGCTGCTGCTTCACGGGCATCCACGCACGCACACGACCTGGCACCGGGCCGCGCCGCTGCTCGCCCAGCACTACACCGTGGTCTGCCCGGACCTGCCAGGCTTCGGTCAGTCATTTGTTCCTGCAGACCAGCCGGGGCACGTGGGATCATCCAAGCGGGCCAAGGCAGCCGCCTTGACCGAACTGATGCATCAACTGGGCCACTCTCACTGGGCGGTCGCCGGGCATGACCGGGGCAGCTACACAGCCCTGCGCATGGCGCTAGATGTTCCGCAGCATGTGACCCATCTGGCCGTGCTGGACGGAGTGCCGATCGCTGAAGCCCTGGCCCGCGCTGACGCCCGCTTCGCGCAGGAGTGGTGGCACTGGTTTTTCTTTGCCCAGCCGGACAAACCCGAGCGGGCTATTCTGGCCGACCCGGATGCCTGGTATGGGCACAGCCCGGAGAAAGCAGCGCAGATGGGCCAGGACAATTACCAGGATTACCGCGCCGCCATTCACGACCCGGCGGTGATTCACGGCATGGTGGAGGATTACCGCGCCGGACTGGTCACCGACCGCAGCCACGACGAGGCCGACCGCGCAGCGGGGCGACAGGTCCAGGCCCCCACCCTGGTCCTCTGGGCCGAGCAAGACGACATGGGGCGGCTGTACGGTGATGTGCTGGCGGTCTGGCGGCTCTGGGTAGCGGGCCACTTGAGTGGGCATAGCCTCCCCTGCGGACATCACATGGCCGAAGAGGCACCCGCAGAGTTGGCGGCAGCCCTGCACCAGTTTCTAGAGACGAACTAGTCCACTTCCCCCAGCACGTCCAGCACCGCTTGACCGTACTGCTCCAGCTTCTTGGCCCCCACGCCGCTTACAGTACTCAGCGTCGCCAGGCTACCGGGGCGCAGCGCGGCAATGGCCGCCAGCGTCTTGTTGTCGAGGATGATGTAGGCAGGGACACCCTGTTCACGGGCCTGCTCGCCGCGCCACTGCCGCAGCGCCTCGAAGGCGGGCTGGGCAGCGGCGGGTAGATCAGCTGGTGCCGATGCTTTGCCCTTAGCCCGGCGGTTGCTGGTCGGGCGCAGCACCTCCTCGCGCAGCAGGAAAGGCGTCTCCCCTTGCAGCAGCTCGCGGCTTTTGGGGGTGGCACTCAGGCCGTAGTGCTCACCGGCGGCCAGATACCCCAGGCTGACCATCTGCCGCAGGATGCCGCGCCAAGTACGCTCGTCATGCTGCGCCCCTACGCCGAAAGTAGGTAAGGTATGATGCCCCGCCTGCCGCACCTTGTCGGTGTCCTTGCCCAGCAGCACGTCGGTCAGGTGAGCGGCCCCGTAACGGTTGCCGGTCCGCACGGCGGCACTCAGGGCCATCTGCGCCTCGCGGGTCAGCTCGCGGACCTGCGGCGGGCTGATGCAGTTGTCGCAGTTGCCGCACGGCCCCTGATACTCCTCCCCGAAATAGCCCAGGATGCCTTCACGGCGGCAGCCGGCACTCTCGCAGTAGCTGAGCAGCGCGTCCAGCTTGGCGCCCTCAATCCGCTTGACCCATTCAGGAGCGGGCGAATCGCTCAGCATCCGGCGCAGGTTCACCACGTCACCCAGGCCATAGACCATCCAGGCGGTGCTGGCTTCTCCGTCGCGGCCCGCCCGCCCGGTTTCCTGGTAGTAGCCCTCCATGCTTTTGGGCAGGTCCAGGTGGGCCACAAAACGCACATCCGGCTTGTCTATCCCCATGCCGAAGGCGACGGTGGCAACCACCACCAGCCCATCTTCACGCAGGAACCGCTCCTGCGCTCGCTGCCGCTCCGGATGGCTGAGGCCCGCGTGGTAGGGCAGCGCCGGGACGCCGTTCTCGGTCAAAAAAGCGGCGGTGTCCTCCACCGATCGGCGGGAAAGGCAGTACACGATGCCCGCATCACCGGAATGCTCGGCGCGGATAAAGTCGAGCAGTTGCCGCTTGGCGCTGTCCTTGGGGCCGACGCGGTACTGGATGTTGGGGCGGTCAAACGACGCGGTGAACTGCGGCGCATCCTGCAAGCCCAGCACGCTGAGGATGTCGGCGCGGGTGCGCTCGTCGGCGGTGGCGGTCAGGGCGATGCGCGGCACGCCTGCGAAGCGCCCTGCCAGCACGCCCAGACCCTGATATTCAGGCCGGAAGTCGTGGCCCCACTGGCTGACACAGTGCGCCTCGTCAATGGCAAACAGGGCCAGCGGCACACTTTCCAGCAGCCGCAGGGTGCCCTCCATCAGCAGTCGTTCGGGAGCCACATACAGCAGGTCCAGCTCACCGGAGCGCAGCGCCGCTTCTACCTCGCGCACGCCGTCGGCGCTGAGACTGGAGTTGAGAAAGGCCGCCCGCACGCCGAGTTGCCGCAGCGCGTCTACTTGGTCTTGCATCAGCGCGATCAGGGGGCTGACCACCACGCCCACGCCGGGGCGCAGCAGACTGGGCAGCTGATAGCACAGGCTTTTGCCGCCGCCGGTGGGCATCAGCACCAGGGCGTTGCCGCCCGCCGCCAGCTGAGAGACGATCTCGCCCTGCCGCCAGCGGAACTGATCGTAGCCCCAGACCTCTCCCAGCAGGCTGAGGGCTTGGGCAGAAACAGTGGGCGGTGCGCTGGCAGTCATGGACTCAGGATAAAGGGGAGGGACGTAGGGGAAGGTGGTCCGGAAGCAGATCAGGTCTTCTGCTAGGCTTCCTCTATCCGGCGCAGCAACTCCGCTGCGGTGGGTTCGTCGACCAGCAGCCGCCGCATCAAGCCGCCGCGCAGGGCCGCCTGGAGCACCCCGACTTTGCCCAGACCGCTGACCACGCAGAGGGTGTTCGGATGCCCCGCCACGAAATCCAGCCCTGGTCCACTGGCGCGCGCATTGATCGGTAGCCCTTTCCAAGAGCCGTCAGCGCGAAAAAAAACGGTGGCAATATCGCCCACAACGCCCAGTTGATCCAACTCGGCCTTTTCATGATCGTCCAGCGAACCAGCAGCGTAGACATGACTGGGCCTCCCGGCGTGAGGACTGCCCACTGAATACACCAGCAGGTCGGCCCGCCCCTGCAAGTCCAGTACCTGCCGCACCGAACGCTCGCGCCACATCATGTCCTTGGTATGCGGATCATCGAAAAAGGTCGGCACCGGAAACAGGTGGGCGCGTCCCCCATAATTGCGGGCAAAGCGGGTCAGCGTGTCGGTCACGAAGCCGCTGACCAGTTCCTGAATGTTGGCGCTGCCGTTGAGCTGCACGAAGTCCAGCCCGCCCAGCCGCCGCGGTGTCAGGGCGTGCGAGACAGCGTCCAGCGTATTGCCCCAGGCCAGGCCCACGGTCATGCCAGGGCGCAGCAGGGTATCCAGCGTGGCGGCAGCGGCGTGCGCCACGCGGCCCAGCCATTCGTCCTCGGCGCTGCCGGGCGGTACTCCCACCACCTGCACCTCAACTCCTGAGAACAGGTCTTGCAACTGCCCGGCCAGGGTCTGTGGCTGCACCGCCGGATCATGGATACGAATTTCCACCAGGCCACTTTCACGGGCGAACGAGAGCAAGCGGCTGACTTTGGGCCGTGAAAGACCCAGTTCGGCGGCAATTTCGCCGGTGGTCAGCCCCTGATGGTAGTACAGCCGGGCCACCTGCACGGCCAGGGTGGTCTGCACGGCAGAATTCATTGCCACCCAGCATAACGGCTAAGCAAGTGGCAATCCGGAGAGACGGCGATTTCGGCGATCTTGAACATTTGATCATCCTAACTTGACATTTGTTCAGATAGTCGGCAGCATGGGGTCACTTCACAGTTTGTCCGGGTCGGCAGCAATGTAGCCGAACCGCAGAAAGGAAAGGAGCAACATGAAATTTACCCTGTTGCAGGAGTGTATCGCCGAATTTCTGGGCACCATGGTGCTGATTTTGTTCGGGACCGGCGTGGTCGCAATGGTGACTCTATTTGCTGACCCAGCCACACCTGGTGCGGTGGTCAACGGCGGATTTTCAAACATCAACTGGGCCTGGGGGCTGGGCGTGCTGTTCGGGATTTTCACAGCTGGCACCATCAGCGGAGCCCACCTCAACCCAGCGGTCAGCATTGGTTTCGCGGCCACCGGGCGTTTTCCCTGGAGCAAGGTCCTCCCCTACTCGCTGGCCCAGATTCTGGGCGCTTTCGTCGGGGCGGCCATCGTGTTCGGCGTGTACCGGGGACAGTTCGCGGTGGCCGATCCTGGTCTGGCCAGTACGGCGGGCGTGTTCGCCACCTTTCCGGCGCTGCCGGGCTTCTGGCCGGGCTTCTTTGATCAGGTCGTAGGCACGGCGCTGCTGATGGGCCTGATCCTGGCGGTGGCTGACAAACTGAACAACAAAGAGGGCGGCGCCTGGGGACCCCTGGCCATCGCCCTGATCGTGGTCGCCATCGGCATGAGCTTCGGGGCACTGCACGGCTACGCCATCAATCCAGCCCGCGACTTTGGGCCGCGCCTGATGACGCTGCTGGCCGGCTTTCAGAACACCGGCTTCGGGGAACTGCGGGTCTGGACGGTGCCGATCATCGGTCCAATCGTAGGGAGCGTACTGGGCGCTTTGATTTACGACTATGCCATCGGAAAGCCTTTGCAGCGCGCCCACCTCGCCTCGCAGCAGGCACAACAGGGCATGGACACCACCCCCACCGCCGGGCCGCAGTAAGGCGCATCACTCTCCCTTCAGCTTCCCAAGGAGCCATATATGACCAACCAGAACAAA
The sequence above is a segment of the Deinococcus radiophilus genome. Coding sequences within it:
- a CDS encoding MIP/aquaporin family protein: MKFTLLQECIAEFLGTMVLILFGTGVVAMVTLFADPATPGAVVNGGFSNINWAWGLGVLFGIFTAGTISGAHLNPAVSIGFAATGRFPWSKVLPYSLAQILGAFVGAAIVFGVYRGQFAVADPGLASTAGVFATFPALPGFWPGFFDQVVGTALLMGLILAVADKLNNKEGGAWGPLAIALIVVAIGMSFGALHGYAINPARDFGPRLMTLLAGFQNTGFGELRVWTVPIIGPIVGSVLGALIYDYAIGKPLQRAHLASQQAQQGMDTTPTAGPQ
- a CDS encoding sugar-binding transcriptional regulator, giving the protein MNSAVQTTLAVQVARLYYHQGLTTGEIAAELGLSRPKVSRLLSFARESGLVEIRIHDPAVQPQTLAGQLQDLFSGVEVQVVGVPPGSAEDEWLGRVAHAAAATLDTLLRPGMTVGLAWGNTLDAVSHALTPRRLGGLDFVQLNGSANIQELVSGFVTDTLTRFARNYGGRAHLFPVPTFFDDPHTKDMMWRERSVRQVLDLQGRADLLVYSVGSPHAGRPSHVYAAGSLDDHEKAELDQLGVVGDIATVFFRADGSWKGLPINARASGPGLDFVAGHPNTLCVVSGLGKVGVLQAALRGGLMRRLLVDEPTAAELLRRIEEA
- a CDS encoding alpha/beta fold hydrolase, whose product is MFEGFELSHAPLSAGTVRVRTGGSGPALLLLHGHPRTHTTWHRAAPLLAQHYTVVCPDLPGFGQSFVPADQPGHVGSSKRAKAAALTELMHQLGHSHWAVAGHDRGSYTALRMALDVPQHVTHLAVLDGVPIAEALARADARFAQEWWHWFFFAQPDKPERAILADPDAWYGHSPEKAAQMGQDNYQDYRAAIHDPAVIHGMVEDYRAGLVTDRSHDEADRAAGRQVQAPTLVLWAEQDDMGRLYGDVLAVWRLWVAGHLSGHSLPCGHHMAEEAPAELAAALHQFLETN
- a CDS encoding aspartate aminotransferase family protein encodes the protein MTTTTKLIPVQDVLDDRLRPQQVRDLELRHGNEELLYGLDLLGVAGPFRRLSPWELEDVGGQRMIMAASYAATPFGEMHPELTEFVTEFMAKNRAMTLPQQSLSPWRAALEANLVALLASQLPSHADSQVFFCSSGTEAVEGALKFAKAWRPNASYFISFKAAYHGKTYGSLSLTPNPEYQDIFRPLVPGALTSPYGDLEALRTLLRRVGPKNVAAIIVEPIQGEGGVILPPTGFLRGVSDLCREHGIVSIADEIQTGLGRTGHWFESAAQGMDPDIVTLAKPLGGGLTAVGATIVRHGIYKKMLGGLSSKRHSNTFGGGALSMAVALKSLEMIVEGDLPERSLKMGAEGLERLRRLQARHPGLIQDVRGQGLLLAMQFHPMVGLPLPEPAKELAYEATAILAMRELHLSGVVANLSLSSKRTVRLSPALNIPEPLFGELMDRVDDFAERNPKASSIMSNTPPDLLARLAAFAVKKPKKRTPSDG
- the recQ gene encoding DNA helicase RecQ — encoded protein: MTASAPPTVSAQALSLLGEVWGYDQFRWRQGEIVSQLAAGGNALVLMPTGGGKSLCYQLPSLLRPGVGVVVSPLIALMQDQVDALRQLGVRAAFLNSSLSADGVREVEAALRSGELDLLYVAPERLLMEGTLRLLESVPLALFAIDEAHCVSQWGHDFRPEYQGLGVLAGRFAGVPRIALTATADERTRADILSVLGLQDAPQFTASFDRPNIQYRVGPKDSAKRQLLDFIRAEHSGDAGIVYCLSRRSVEDTAAFLTENGVPALPYHAGLSHPERQRAQERFLREDGLVVVATVAFGMGIDKPDVRFVAHLDLPKSMEGYYQETGRAGRDGEASTAWMVYGLGDVVNLRRMLSDSPAPEWVKRIEGAKLDALLSYCESAGCRREGILGYFGEEYQGPCGNCDNCISPPQVRELTREAQMALSAAVRTGNRYGAAHLTDVLLGKDTDKVRQAGHHTLPTFGVGAQHDERTWRGILRQMVSLGYLAAGEHYGLSATPKSRELLQGETPFLLREEVLRPTSNRRAKGKASAPADLPAAAQPAFEALRQWRGEQAREQGVPAYIILDNKTLAAIAALRPGSLATLSTVSGVGAKKLEQYGQAVLDVLGEVD
- a CDS encoding PadR family transcriptional regulator → MFKRTRKPSPHTCAVLLALLDAYPRPTYGYDLSQTTTLKSGTLYPILQRLHERDLLSAEWQDSPHEGKPPRHIYTLSAAGLKLAREQREADAQAGAQARGKVTV
- a CDS encoding fumarylacetoacetate hydrolase family protein: MQLVRIMADGQAHWGRLDGETVHLLAGVLGDSGFSDAGRSVPFDAAQLLPPATPSKIVCVGRNYADHIREMGHAGAGGEDLPLEPGIFLKGPNALAEPGGSVAYPEWTENFHFEGELALVIGQRCKNLGAAEALGAVLGYTCGLDLTARDKQREDLQWFRAKAADRFCPLGLWLETGLTPTDLHIQTRVNGAVKQDSRTSHMIFDPVQVLVYVSRYVTLEPGDVVLTGTPEGVGPLERGDTVEVEVEGIGVLQTRIV